From one Oncorhynchus clarkii lewisi isolate Uvic-CL-2024 chromosome 6, UVic_Ocla_1.0, whole genome shotgun sequence genomic stretch:
- the LOC139410989 gene encoding two pore channel protein 1-like isoform X3 has product MMELLTGLLLMVLSLSEAPAVPSLRLDVYVHATLELLALVMVAFELCMKLRWLGFHTFIRHKRTMVKTCVLLLQFVEAIVVLIRQTSHLRVTRALRPIFLVDCRYCGAVRRNLRQIFQSLPPFIDILLLLLFFMVIFAILGFCLFSPNTSDPYFNTLENSIVSLFVLLTTANFPDVMMPAYSRNRWSCVFFIVYLSIELYFIMNLLLAVVFDTFNGVEKMKFKSLMLHKRSAIDHAFQLLVSRQRPMGLSLKQFDGLMRFYRPRMSARDRFLTYKALNTAGAPMLSLDDFYKFYEVIGLKWKARRSGEHWFDDLPHTTFLIFKGINLLVKSKAFQYTMYVVVAVNGVWILVETYMLNSGFSSSRIVPWSYIVFLTIYGVEVLLKVTGMGPLAYFSSGWNLFDFFVTVFAFLGLIALAFDMEPFYFIVVLRPLQLLRLFKIKQRYRNVLDTMFELFPRMASLGLTLIIFYYSFAIVGMEFFADVVYPNCCNTSTVADSYRQINVTIGNRTVLDEGYYYLNNFDNILSSFVTLFELTVVNNWYITMEGVTSMTTHWSRLYFMTFYIVTMVVMTIIVAFILDAFVFRMNYSRKNKEPLLDPEDENGIVFEAEVSRDEALATLELYKQTCPGLSSLNSLQGVLVAMDRSGSSFLVYLGRRSRTKSDLSMKMYEEEIQEWYAEYSRENLSQSDRSLVERELEIPPPCPDPEPQPNSQGPLSIN; this is encoded by the exons ATGATGGAGCTGCTAACAGGACTCCTACTgatggtgctctctctctctgaggctcCCGCTGTACCATCACTACGCCTGGATGTTTAT gtcCACGCCACTCTGGAGTTATTGGCTCTGGTTATGGTGGCGTTTGAACTCTGCATGAAGCTGCGCTGGCTCGGCTTCCACACATTCATCAGACACAAGAGGACCATGGTGAAG ACGTGtgtgttgctgctccagtttgtGGAGGCCATAGTGGTTCTGATCCGGCAGACGTCACACTTGCGTGTGACCAGAGCTCTCAGACCCATTTTCCTGGTGGACTGCAGATACTGCGGTGCCGttcgcag AAACCTGCGTCAAATCTTCCAGTCCCTTCCCCCTTTTATAgatatcctgctgctgctgctcttctTCATGGTCATCTTCGCCATCCTGg gctTCTGTCTGTTCTCCCCCAACACTTCTGATCCA TACTTCAACACTCTGGAGAACAGCATCGTTAGTCTTTTTGTACTACTGACCACCGCAAA CTTCCCAGACGTGATGATGCCAGCATACTCGAGGAACCGCTGGTCCTGTGTCTTCTTCATTGTCTACCTTTCCATTGAACTCTATTTCATCATGaacctg cTCCTGGCAGTGGTGTTCGATACGTTTAACGGTGTTGAGAAGATGAAGTTTAAATCTCTGATGCTCCACAAACGCTCCGCTATCGACCATGCCTTCCAACTGCTGGTCAGCAgacag AGGCCAATGGGTCTGTCTCTGAAGCAGTTTGATGGTCTAATGCGTTTCTACAGACCCCGTATGTCTGCCAGAGACCGCTTCCTCACATACAAGGCCCTAAACACTGCAGGAGCACCCAtgctcag CCTAGATGACTTCTATAAATTCTATGAAGTAATTGGCCTCAAATGGAAG GCACGACGGAGCGGGGAACACTGGTTTGATGATCTTCCACACACTACTTTTCTTATCTTCAAAG GCATCAACCTGCTGGTCAAGTCTAAAGCCTTCCAGTACACCATGT atGTGGTGGTGGCCGTCAACGGAGTGTGGATCCTCGTAGAAACCTACATGTTGAATA GTGGATTCTCCTCGTCCAGAATAGTCCCCTGGAGCTACATTGTCTTCCTCACCA TCTATGgggtggaggtgttgttgaagGTAACAGGCATGGGACCGTTGGCCTACTTCAGCTCCGGCTGGAACCT GTTTGACTTCTTTGTGACGGTGTTTGCCTTTCTGGGCTTGATTGCTCTGGCCTTCGACATGGAGCCCTTCTACTTCATTGTGGTGCTCAGACCACTGCAGCTACTCAG GTTGTTTAAGATAAAGCAGAGGTATCGTAACGTGTTGGACACCATGTTTGAACTCTTCCCGAGGATGGCAAG CCTGGGGCTGACATTGATCATCTTCTACTACTCCTTTGCCATTGTGGGGATGGAGTTCTTCGCTGATGTAGTTTACCCTAACTGCTGCAA TACCAGTACAGTAGCAGATTCATACAGGCAGATCAATGTAACCATAGGCAATAGGACGGTGCTGGATGAGGGTTACTACTATCTCAACAACTTCGACAACATTCTCAGCAGCtttg tgactCTGTTTGAGCTGACTGTGGTAAACAACTGGTACATCACCATG GAAGGAGTGACCTCCATGACAACTCACTGGAGCCGCCTCTACTTCATGACCTTCTACATTGTCACCATG gtGGTGATGACCATCATCGTTGCCTTCATCCTGGATGCGTTTGTGTTCCGTATGAACTACAGCCGGAAGAACAAAGAACCACTGTTAGATCCTGAGG atgagAACGGTATAGTGTTTGAGGCAGAGGTGAGTCGTGACGAGGCGTTGGCTACTCTGGAGCTTTATAAGCAGACGTGCCCTGGACTCTCCTCACTCAACTCTCTACAGGGAGTTCTGGTGGCCATGGACCGCAGCggg agctcGTTTCTGGTGTACCTGGGTCGGAGGTCGCGGACCAAGAGTGACCTCAGCATGAAGATGTATGAGGAAGAGATCCAG GAGTGGTATGCTGAGTACTCCAGAGAGAACCTATCCCAGTCAGACCGAAGCCTTGTAGAAAGAGAGCTGGAAatccctcctccctgccctgaccctgaacctCAACCCAACTCACAAGGACCACTTAGTATTAACTAA
- the LOC139410989 gene encoding two pore channel protein 1-like isoform X2 has protein sequence MEGTDDDVPLILTWDDATSGLLSEETERGDENGGGGYDIVNNQVIPTPGPPPNYSSHIASLQQSWEINYQEAAIYLQEGENNDKFFTHPRNPKALAAYLFAHNHLFYMMELLTGLLLMVLSLSEAPAVPSLRLDVYVHATLELLALVMVAFELCMKLRWLGFHTFIRHKRTMVKTCVLLLQFVEAIVVLIRQTSHLRVTRALRPIFLVDCRYCGAVRRNLRQIFQSLPPFIDILLLLLFFMVIFAILGFCLFSPNTSDPYFNTLENSIVSLFVLLTTANFPDVMMPAYSRNRWSCVFFIVYLSIELYFIMNLLLAVVFDTFNGVEKMKFKSLMLHKRSAIDHAFQLLVSRQRPMGLSLKQFDGLMRFYRPRMSARDRFLTYKALNTAGAPMLSLDDFYKFYEVIGLKWKARRSGEHWFDDLPHTTFLIFKGINLLVKSKAFQYTMYVVVAVNGVWILVETYMLNSGFSSSRIVPWSYIVFLTIYGVEVLLKVTGMGPLAYFSSGWNLFDFFVTVFAFLGLIALAFDMEPFYFIVVLRPLQLLRLFKIKQRYRNVLDTMFELFPRMASLGLTLIIFYYSFAIVGMEFFADVVYPNCCNTSTVADSYRQINVTIGNRTVLDEGYYYLNNFDNILSSFVTLFELTVVNNWYITMEGVTSMTTHWSRLYFMTFYIVTMVVMTIIVAFILDAFVFRMNYSRKNKEPLLDPEDENGIVFEAEVSRDEALATLELYKQTCPGLSSLNSLQGVLVAMDRSGSSFLVYLGRRSRTKSDLSMKMYEEEIQEWYAEYSRENLSQSDRSLVERELEIPPPCPDPEPQPNSQGPLSIN, from the exons GAAGGAGAGAACAATGATAAGTTCTTCACACATCCTCGGAATCCAAAGGCGCTGGCAGCATACTTGTTTGCTCACAACCACCTGTTCTACATGATGGAGCTGCTAACAGGACTCCTACTgatggtgctctctctctctgaggctcCCGCTGTACCATCACTACGCCTGGATGTTTAT gtcCACGCCACTCTGGAGTTATTGGCTCTGGTTATGGTGGCGTTTGAACTCTGCATGAAGCTGCGCTGGCTCGGCTTCCACACATTCATCAGACACAAGAGGACCATGGTGAAG ACGTGtgtgttgctgctccagtttgtGGAGGCCATAGTGGTTCTGATCCGGCAGACGTCACACTTGCGTGTGACCAGAGCTCTCAGACCCATTTTCCTGGTGGACTGCAGATACTGCGGTGCCGttcgcag AAACCTGCGTCAAATCTTCCAGTCCCTTCCCCCTTTTATAgatatcctgctgctgctgctcttctTCATGGTCATCTTCGCCATCCTGg gctTCTGTCTGTTCTCCCCCAACACTTCTGATCCA TACTTCAACACTCTGGAGAACAGCATCGTTAGTCTTTTTGTACTACTGACCACCGCAAA CTTCCCAGACGTGATGATGCCAGCATACTCGAGGAACCGCTGGTCCTGTGTCTTCTTCATTGTCTACCTTTCCATTGAACTCTATTTCATCATGaacctg cTCCTGGCAGTGGTGTTCGATACGTTTAACGGTGTTGAGAAGATGAAGTTTAAATCTCTGATGCTCCACAAACGCTCCGCTATCGACCATGCCTTCCAACTGCTGGTCAGCAgacag AGGCCAATGGGTCTGTCTCTGAAGCAGTTTGATGGTCTAATGCGTTTCTACAGACCCCGTATGTCTGCCAGAGACCGCTTCCTCACATACAAGGCCCTAAACACTGCAGGAGCACCCAtgctcag CCTAGATGACTTCTATAAATTCTATGAAGTAATTGGCCTCAAATGGAAG GCACGACGGAGCGGGGAACACTGGTTTGATGATCTTCCACACACTACTTTTCTTATCTTCAAAG GCATCAACCTGCTGGTCAAGTCTAAAGCCTTCCAGTACACCATGT atGTGGTGGTGGCCGTCAACGGAGTGTGGATCCTCGTAGAAACCTACATGTTGAATA GTGGATTCTCCTCGTCCAGAATAGTCCCCTGGAGCTACATTGTCTTCCTCACCA TCTATGgggtggaggtgttgttgaagGTAACAGGCATGGGACCGTTGGCCTACTTCAGCTCCGGCTGGAACCT GTTTGACTTCTTTGTGACGGTGTTTGCCTTTCTGGGCTTGATTGCTCTGGCCTTCGACATGGAGCCCTTCTACTTCATTGTGGTGCTCAGACCACTGCAGCTACTCAG GTTGTTTAAGATAAAGCAGAGGTATCGTAACGTGTTGGACACCATGTTTGAACTCTTCCCGAGGATGGCAAG CCTGGGGCTGACATTGATCATCTTCTACTACTCCTTTGCCATTGTGGGGATGGAGTTCTTCGCTGATGTAGTTTACCCTAACTGCTGCAA TACCAGTACAGTAGCAGATTCATACAGGCAGATCAATGTAACCATAGGCAATAGGACGGTGCTGGATGAGGGTTACTACTATCTCAACAACTTCGACAACATTCTCAGCAGCtttg tgactCTGTTTGAGCTGACTGTGGTAAACAACTGGTACATCACCATG GAAGGAGTGACCTCCATGACAACTCACTGGAGCCGCCTCTACTTCATGACCTTCTACATTGTCACCATG gtGGTGATGACCATCATCGTTGCCTTCATCCTGGATGCGTTTGTGTTCCGTATGAACTACAGCCGGAAGAACAAAGAACCACTGTTAGATCCTGAGG atgagAACGGTATAGTGTTTGAGGCAGAGGTGAGTCGTGACGAGGCGTTGGCTACTCTGGAGCTTTATAAGCAGACGTGCCCTGGACTCTCCTCACTCAACTCTCTACAGGGAGTTCTGGTGGCCATGGACCGCAGCggg agctcGTTTCTGGTGTACCTGGGTCGGAGGTCGCGGACCAAGAGTGACCTCAGCATGAAGATGTATGAGGAAGAGATCCAG GAGTGGTATGCTGAGTACTCCAGAGAGAACCTATCCCAGTCAGACCGAAGCCTTGTAGAAAGAGAGCTGGAAatccctcctccctgccctgaccctgaacctCAACCCAACTCACAAGGACCACTTAGTATTAACTAA